The sequence TGCTGCATTGCAGGCTGATTATGTGGCTGTGTCTTTCCCCAAGAGTGGCAGCGATATGCATCTGGCGCGCACTTTATTGCTTGCCGAAGGTAGCCATGCTGGCCTGATCGCCAAGATCGAGCGTACCGAAGCGATCGCCAATCTGGCAGAAATCCTTGAAGCGTCCGACGGTATTATGGTGGCGCGTGGTGATCTGGCCGTTGAAGTGGGCGATGCGGCTGTACCTGCTTTACAAAAGCGCATGATTAAAATGGCACGTCAGATGCGTAAATTGTCAATTACGGCAACGCAAATGATGGAATCCATGATCAGCAGCCCGGTGCCTACCCGTGCGGAAGTTTCTGATGTGGCCAATGCGGTGCTCGATGGCACGGATGCGGTGATGCTGTCGGCTGAATCTGCTGCGGGTAAGTACCCGGTAGAATCGGTTGAAGCGATGCTGCGTGTTTGTCAGGAAGTAGAAAAGCACGCCGATATGCAAAGCGATAATGATTTCATTAGCGATGCAGTTGTTGAGCGCATTGATCAGGCGATTTCGATGGCGGCTGTTTATGCTGCAGGCCATTTGCCGATGAAGGCAATTGTGGCGCTGACTGATTCAGGTACTTCGGTACTGTGGCTGTCCCGCTATATCAGTGCGGTGCCTATTATGGCGGTTACACAAAACGTATCTACTTATCGTAAGCTTGCGTTGTATCGTCATGTTCAGCCTACCTTAATGCCTGAGTCCGTAGGCAGCGGGCGTGATGATCAGATTGCCCATGTAAAAATGGCTCTGGTGCGTGACGAGCGGGTTGTTCCAGGTGATTGCTTTGCGATGACTTGGGGTTCACAAGCGGGTTCGGGTGCGAACACGCTGCAAATTATCAAAACTGATGCTCCGCGGGTTTAATCGGGTTTGTTAAGGCGCGATGTGCTGATGTAAGTTAAAACGGCGTGATACTCTGGCTAGCTTTGGGCTAGTCAGGGCGCGCCGTTTTCTTGTCCCTGATGCGGGGGTGCCGGTGATGTTTGGCATAATCTCTTTAAATAGGAAGTGATACCCATGCGTAGAGGGGTATATGCAGGCAGTTTTGATCCGGTCACCAATGGCCATCTATGGATGATTGAGCATGGCGTGGGCATGTTTGATGAAATGATTGTTGCGATTGGTGATAATCCGGACAAAACATATACCTTTAGTCTGGCAGAGCGCTTAGCCATGCTAAGAGAAACCACGGCGCATCTGCCTTCTTTGCGTGTAGAGTCTTTTGAAAACTCATTTCTGGTGAATTATGCCCGCGAGCAAGGGGCTAATTTTATTTTGCGCGGAATTCGTGAAGCGGCCGATTATGAGTTCGAGCGCAAAATGCGCTATATCAATGCTGATCTGGCCCCACATATTGACACGGTATTTTTAATGCCCCCGCGTGAAATTGCTGAAGTGAGCTCTACCATGGTGAAAGGTCTTGTCGGGCCTGCCGGCTGGCAAGGCGTGGTGCAGCAATATGTGCCCGAGCCGGTATTTAATCGCTTTCTTGTGCTCAAAGGGGATCAGGCTTAGTTCGGGCTTGATACAGGTATGGGCTGTTGTTTTAAAGATGGAATGGCTTAAATCCTGAAGCGAAGGCCGATTAGATCAGGCCGGTTTTTGCTCTGCCTGTTACACTTCTGTTTTTATGTGCTCAAGATTTTATAAAAATGGCTGATATCGCTAGCTTTCGTAACCGCTTTGCCAAAAACGTTAAGCATTGGGGTAAATGGGCCCGCCGGCAGGGCATTACTTGCTACCGTGTATACGATAGAGATGTGCCTGAATTCCCTGTTATCGTTGATTTCTACGA comes from Iodobacter ciconiae and encodes:
- the pyk gene encoding pyruvate kinase, translated to MIRGTKIVATLGPASNDPKVLEQLIVAGVNMVRLNFSHGTAQDHIDRANLVRSIAERLGQPVAVLADLQGPKIRVGKFENDKIELVKGTEFILDAACELGNQDYVGLDYKELPNDVVPSDILLLDDGKIKLEVISVTGVKVLTKVLVGGTLSNNKGINRQGGGLTAPALTEKDMADIKTAAALQADYVAVSFPKSGSDMHLARTLLLAEGSHAGLIAKIERTEAIANLAEILEASDGIMVARGDLAVEVGDAAVPALQKRMIKMARQMRKLSITATQMMESMISSPVPTRAEVSDVANAVLDGTDAVMLSAESAAGKYPVESVEAMLRVCQEVEKHADMQSDNDFISDAVVERIDQAISMAAVYAAGHLPMKAIVALTDSGTSVLWLSRYISAVPIMAVTQNVSTYRKLALYRHVQPTLMPESVGSGRDDQIAHVKMALVRDERVVPGDCFAMTWGSQAGSGANTLQIIKTDAPRV
- the coaD gene encoding pantetheine-phosphate adenylyltransferase translates to MRRGVYAGSFDPVTNGHLWMIEHGVGMFDEMIVAIGDNPDKTYTFSLAERLAMLRETTAHLPSLRVESFENSFLVNYAREQGANFILRGIREAADYEFERKMRYINADLAPHIDTVFLMPPREIAEVSSTMVKGLVGPAGWQGVVQQYVPEPVFNRFLVLKGDQA